One region of Dysidea avara chromosome 1, odDysAvar1.4, whole genome shotgun sequence genomic DNA includes:
- the LOC136237337 gene encoding methylmalonic aciduria type A homolog, mitochondrial-like gives MVIEENNLWTPLCMANTMVSGHIFVLQLLNNELSFIRSLECDGDTMMNGGVEEVGTIKERRKEQRKTWMWSNIQWQLMQKFQHHPEVVYMMNEMEMKVMSGTISPGLAADQLLEVFKNKLTNGV, from the exons atgGTAATAGAAGAAAACAACTTATGGACTCCCCTAtgcatggcgaacacaatggt atccggtcacatttttgtATTACAATTACTAAACAATGAATTGAGTTTCATCAGAAGTTTAGAGTGTGATGGAGACACAATGATGAATGGTGGTGTAGAA GAGGTTGGCACTATCAAAGAGAGAAGAAAAGAACAGAGAAAGACATGGATGTGGAGCAATATACAATGGCAACTGATGCAAAA ATTTCAACATCATCCTGAGGTAGTGTACATGATGAATGAGATGGAGATGAAGGTGATGTCAGGAACAATCTCGCCTGGTTTGGCTGCTGATCAACTgttagaagtgtttaaaaacaaATTAACCAATGGAGTATAA